The genomic DNA CCGCCCGGCCCGGCCCGGCGGTCACCCGGGCCGTCACGTGGTCGATGGACGTCGGAGCGCTCCCTACAATGGAGGAACCATGAATGCACCGGGGTATGACCATGTCCAGACCCCGATCGCCGGGCTCGTCTCGCTTGCGCTGACCGACCCCGGGCTGCGCGACGTCACGCAACGCGCTGCTGCCGGTGCCACCGAGGGCGCGCTCGTCGGGCCCGCTGCCGCACGGCTGTTCGTCGCCGCCGCGCTCGCCGAGGCGGGCCCGCTGCTGGCCGTGACCGCGACCGGCCGGGAGGCCGACGAACTCGCCAACGAGCTGCGGGCGGTCCTCGGGGACGCCGTCGCGATGTTCCCGTCGTGGGAGACCCTGCCGCACGAACGCCTGTCGCCGGGCGTGGAGACGGTCGGCGCACGAATGAAGGTGCTGCGCAGGCTCGCCCACCCCGACGACACTCGGCTCGGCCGTCCGCTGCGGGTGGTCGTCACCACCGCGCGGTCACTGCTGCAGCCGATGCCGCCGGACCTGGCCCAAGTCGAACCCGTGACGCTGACGGTCGGTTCCGATGCCGACTTCGACGGCGTGATCGAGCGCCTCGTCGAGCTGGCCTACACCCGTGTCGACATGGTCGCCAAGCGCGGCGAGTTCGCGGTCCGCGGCGGCATCCTCGACGTGTTCGCACCGACCGCCGAGCATCCCGTGCGCATCGAGTTCTGGGGAGACGAGGTGTCCGAGATGCGGATGTTCTCGGTCGCCGACCAGCGCTCGATCCCGGAGATCGAGGTCGAGAGCTTGATCGCGATGCCGTGCCGCGAACTGCTGCTGACCGACGACGTGCGCAAGCGTGCCGCCGCGCTGGCCGCCGAACAGCCCCACGACGACAACCGCGTCAGCGGCACCGTCGGCGAGATGATGGCCAAGCTGTCCGAGGGCATCCCCGTCGAGGGGATGGAGTCGCTGCTGCCGGTGTTGCGTCCCGCCGACCTGTCGCTGCTGACCGACCACCTGCCGGCGAACAGCCCGGTGCTGGTGTGCGATCCGGAGAAGGTGCGCACCCGCGCGGCCGACCTCGTCAAGACGGGCCGGGAGTTCCTCGAGGCGTCGTGGTCGATCGCGGCCATGGGTGCCGACGCACCGATCGACCTCGAACAGCTGGGCGGCTCGGGGTTCCGGAGCTTGGAGGAGGTTCGGGCGAACGCCGCGGCGGGCGGGCACCCGTGGTGGACGCTGAGTCAGCTCGGCGACCCGTCGGCGATCACCCTCGACATCCGGCCGGCTCCGTCGGCACGGTCGCAGCAGAACACCCCGGACTTCCAAGACGAGGTGTTCGCGATGCTGCGCGCACACGTCGCCACCGACGGGCTGGCGGCGATCGTCGCGCCCGGCGCGGGCACCGCGCACCGCGTCGTCGAGCAGCTCGGCGAAGCCGACGTCGCCGCGGCGATGCTCGAGCCGGGCGAGGCTCCCAAGCCCGGCGTCGTCGGGGTGCTCAAGGGCCCGCTGTGCCAAGGCGTCGTGCTTCCTGGGGCCAAGCTCGTGGTGATCACCGAGGCCGACCTGACCGGCAACCGGGTGACGGCCACCGAGGGCAAGAAGCTCGCCGCCAAGCGGCGCAACGTCGTCGACCCGCTGGCGCTGACCGCGGGCGACCTGGTGGTGCACGACCAGCACGGCATCGGCCGGTTCGTCGAGATGACCGAGCGCACCGTCGGCGGCGCCCGCCGCGAGTACCTGGTGCTGGAGTACGCGTCGGCCAAGCGCGGCGGCGGGTCGGACAAGCTGTTCGTGCCGATGGACGCCCTCGACCAGCTGTCCCGCTACGTCGGCGGGGAGGCGCCCTCGCTGTCGAAGCTCGGCGGCAGCGACTGGGCCAACACGAAGACCAAGGCGCGCAAGGCAGTACGCGAGATCGCAGGCGAGCTGGTGTCGCTGTACGCCAAGCGTCAGTCCGCGCCCGGGCATGCGTTCGGACCGGACACGCCGTGGCAGAACGAGATGGAGGACGCGTTCGGGTTCACCGAGACCGTCGACCAGCTGACGGCGATCACCGAGGTCAAGAGCGACATGGAGAAGCCGGTCCCGATGGACCGGGTCATCTGCGGTGACGTGGGCTACGGCAAGACCGAGATCGCGGTGCGCGCGGCGTTCAAGGCAGTGCAGGACGGCAAGCAGGTCGCCGTGCTAGTGCCGACGACGCTGCTGGCCGACCAGCACCTGCAGACGTTCAGCCAGCGGATGACCGGCTTCCCGGTGACGGTGAAGGGCCTGTCGCGCTTCACCGATCCGTCGGACTCCCGCAAGACGCTCGAGGGCATGCGCGACGGCTCGGTCGACATCGTGATCGGCACGCACCGGCTACTGCAGACCGGTGTCACGTGGAAGGACCTCGGCCTGGTCATCGTCGACGAGGAGCAGCGGTTCGGCGTCGAGCACAAGGAGCACATCAAGTCGATGCGCACCCACGTCGACGTGCTGACCATGAGCGCCACGCCGATCCCGCGCACCCTGGAGATGAGCCTGGCGGGCATCCGCGAGATGTCGACGATCCTCACCCCACCCGAGGAGCGGTCCCCGGTGCTGACCTACGTCGGCCCCCACGACGACAAGCAGGTGGCGGCAGCGCTGCGCCGCGAACTGCTGCGCGACGGTCAGGCGTTCTACATCCACAACCGGGTCCGCTCTATCGACTCGGCCGCTGCCAAGATCCGCGACCTGGTGCCCGAGGCCCGCGTCGTCGTCGCACACGGGCAGATGCCCGAGGAGCAGCTGGAGCGCACGGTCGAGGGGTTCTGGAACCGCGACTACGACATCCTGGTGTGCACGACGATCGTCGAGACCGGACTGGACATCTCGAACGCGAACACGCTGATCGTGGAGCGCGCGGACACCTTCGGTCTGTCCCAGCTGCATCAGCTGCGCGGTCGCGTCGGACGTAGCCGGGAGCGCGGGTACGCGTACTTCCTGTACCCGGCGGAGGTTCCGCTGACCGAGACTGCCTACGACCGGCTGGCCACCATCGCCCAGAACAACGAACTGGGCGCAGGCATGGCCGTGGCCATGAAGGACCTCGAGATCCGCGGCGCGGGCAACGTGCTGGGCGCCGAGCAGTCCGGCCACGTCGCCGGGGTCGGCTTCGACCTCTACGTGCGCCTGGTCGGGGAGGCCGTCGAGGCGTTCCGCGCTGCCGTCGACGGGGAAACCGTTGCGACGCAGGAGGAACCGAAGGACGTCCGCATCGACCTACCGATCGACGCCAACCTGCCGCCCGACTACATCGGCAGCGACCGGCTGCGGCTGGAGGGCTACCGCCGGCTGGCGGCGGCCAACGACGAGGAGGCCATCGCCGCGGTCGTCGAGGAACTCGTCGACAGGTACGGCCCGCTGCCGGAGCCTGCGCGGCGGTTGGTCGCGGTGGCCAGGCTGCGGCTGCTGTGCCGCCAGTACGGCGTGACGGAAGTGGGTGGCGTGTCGGAGTCGACGGTGCGCATCTCGCCGTTGCCGCTGCAGGATTCGCAGCAACTGCGACTCAAGCGGATGTACCCCAGCGCGACGTACCGCGCGACGACGTCGACGATCACGATGCCCATCCCGCGGGCCGGCACCGGCATCGGCGCCCCGCGCATCCGGGACCTCGAACTGGCCGGTGCCGTGGCCGAACTGCTGTTGGCGCTCGACGGCAGGCCGAAGACGGACGTCGACATCACCAACTTCGATTCGTGGCGCAAAGAGCAGGTGTCGCAATGACCGTCGTCCTGGTCGACCCACGCCGCCCCTCCCTGGTGCCGGTCGAGGCCGTCGGCCTGCTCGCCGGGGACGTGCAGTACACCGAGGAGATGCCGATCAAGGTGCCCTGGTCGCTGCCCGCGGCCCGGCCCTGCTCGTTCGGCGCGCCCGATGCCGACGCGGCGCCGGTGCTCCTGTCGTCGGACCCCGACCATCCCGAGGTGCGGTCCCGGCTGGCCGCGGGGGAGCAGTTGATCTCGGTGCCTCCGCCGCAGCCCGGCGAGCGGCTGGTCGACGCCGTCGCCACGATGGACCGGCTCCGCACCGCGGGGCCGTGGGAGAGCGAGCAGACCCACGACTCGCTGCGCCGGTACCTGCTCGAGGAGACCTACGAGCTGTTCGACGCGGTGCGGGGCGGCAACGCCCAGGACGTCCGCGACGAACTCGGCGACGTGCTGCTGCAGGTGCTCTTTCACGCCCGGATCGCGCAGGACGCTCCCGAGGGTGCGTTCTCGATCGACGACGTCGCCGACGCGCTGGTCCGCAAGCTGGCCAACCGGGTGCCCGCCGTGCTGGCCGGGGAGTCGGTATCGCTCGAGGAGCAACTGGCGCAGTGGGAGGAACGCAAGGCGGCCGAGAAGGTCAGGAACTCGTCGATGGACGACGTGCCGACCGCGCAGCCGGCGCTCGCGTTGGCGCAGAAGGTCTACGAGCGGGTGTCCGCCGCCGGGTTGCCCGTCGACCTGATCCCCGAGGGCATGGTGTCGATCGGGACAGCGCACGGTGGTGACACCGAGAACGCGATGCGGACCGCGACGCTGGACTTCATGGACACCGTCCGCAAGGTCGAGCAGGCCGTGGCCGCCGCCCGGCGGGGCAGCGACGCGCCGCAGGCGATCGACGTGACCTCACCGGGGGCGATCACCGAGGAGGAGTGGCGGGCGCACTGGCCGACGACGCACGAGGTCGACCCGGAAGCGGCCCCCGAGTAGCTCAGGCGAGCAGGGTGTCGCCGAGGAAGCGGTCGTCTCCGGTGACGCCGGGCAACATGAAGAAGAAGCCGCCGCCCACCGGCATGATGTACTCCTCGAGCGGTTCGCCCTTGAGCCGTTCCTGCACCGCGAGGAAGCCCTTCTCCAGGCTGCGCTGGTAGGCGATGAAGGCTAGGCCCTGGTCGAGTCGGCCTGCGCCGTCGAACCCGCGCGAATAGTTGAAACCCCGTCGCAGGATCAGGTTTTCGTCGGTGCCCGCGGTACGGGGGTTGGCTAGCCGGATGTGGGCGTCCATCTTTATCCGCTTGCCGTCGGGGTCGGACGGATAGTCGGGGTCGGTGAACTCGCCGGTGAGGCCGAGCGGCGCGCCGCTGACCTTGCTGCGGCCGATCAGCGCTTCCTGCTCGACGAGTTGGGTGCGGTCCCAGAACTCGACGAACATGCGGATGATCCGGACCGCCTGGTACGAGCCGCCGACTGCCCACTCGGGCTCGCCGTCGTCCGGGCCGACCCAGACGTGGCGGTCCATCAGTGCGTCGTCGTCGACGTCGAGGTTCGCCGTGCCGTCCTTGAACCCCAACAGGTTTCGCGGTGTGGTGGCTCCCGAGGTGGCGCCTGCGCCGATGCCGCGGGCGTAGCCGTCGACCATCCAGCGCAGCACCATGTCCCGGCGGGTCCTGCGCATCAGCTGACGCAGCGCGAACTGCACGGTGTCGTTGTGGCCTGCCTCGAAGATGATCGAGACGTCGCCGTGGGAGAGCTTGGGATCGAGCCGGTCGTTGGCCAGGAACGGCATGGTGACCAGATCCTTGGGCTTGCGATCGGCCAGACCGAACCGGTCGTCGAACACCGACGCACCGAGGCCGACCACGATCGAGAGGTTGTCCGGCGGCGGCTTCTCGCCGAGGATGCCGGAGTCCACCGGCGGGTAGGCGGGGTCGCGGCTCTCGGGCGGCTGGCCCGCCATCAATCCGCGGATCTCCTCGGTGAGTTCCCGCAGCGTCGCCTCGAGCCCCGCGCGGTTGCGGGACTGCAGGTTGAACGACGCGACCAGACCCTGCTCGGGAATCGGCAGCGCGGTGATGCCCGTCTGGTGCGGTCCCTCGAACGCCACGAACCGCGGGTCGGGGCGACCGCGATTGCCCTCACCGTGGCCGGAGTCGGTCAGCGCCATGGTGGCGCCGACTCCCACCGCGGCGCCGGCACCCGCGCCGAGGGCACCCGTGACGAATCCTCGTCGCGAGATGCCCCGGCGCGGGGACCGGTCCGTCGGGCCTGCCGTCACGAAAGGCCTGCCGTCACGAAAGCTTCAGGACTCCCGACACCTGTGACAGGTTCTCCGACAGCCCGGCCAGTTCGGCCTTCAGCTTGTCGATCACATCGGGTGTCACGGTGACGGCCGGGCAGCGCGGGGACGGGTAGGGATCGTTCTCGGTGCAGAACAGCACCCAGCCCTCACCCTGACGCAGCGGTGCCATCGTGTCGAACACCGACGTGATCCCGGCGTCGATCTTGCCGAGCAGCGCCGGGTCGGCCTCGTTCAGTGCGGGGGTCAACTTGTCGACCGCGGCCTGGGCGCCCTGCATGTTGGCGTCGAAGTCCCACAGGTCGGTCTTCGAGTAGCGGTCCTCCTCGCCGGTGATCTTCCCTTCGGAGACCTCTTCGATGAGTTCTGCAGCGCCGTTGGACACGTCGATCGGCTTGACCTCGACGGTCGCGAACTGCTCCTTGAGCGTCGCGATGTCCTTGTCGAGCTGGTCGGCGTACGGAGCGCCGCCCTCGGTGGTGTTCTTCTCGAACAGCAGGTACTCGAGCCGGTGCCAGCCGGTGAACTTGGGATCGTCAACGCCTGAGAAGTCGTCGACGCGCGAGTCGACGAGACCGTCGATCTCCTCGACCAGGCCCGCGAGCGGCTCGATGCGCTCCCAGGGCACGCGCGAGGGCGCGTAGGCGTCCTGCGCGGCCTTCAAGTTGTTGGCGCGCACCGCGTCGGTGAGAACCTTGACGGCGCCGACGAGTTCGTCGACCTGTCCGTCGGCGTAGGCCTTGTACTCGACTGCTGCCTGGTCCGCCAACGGGTTCGGTGCCGCTACCGCCGAGGAGCTGGAGGCCGGCGAACTCGAGCTGGTCTCGCTCGCGCTGGAGTCCGACCCTTCGCTGGTGCTGCCGGAGCAGCCGCTCAGGACCAGGGCTACCGCCGCGACCGACACCGGCCAGGCAACATGCCGTCTCATACAGCCTCCTCATAGTTAGACGCGCGTGACATTACCGCGCGACGCATTCGTAGGGTAGGCAGGCCTAAATACGCGTCTGGATGGCCCGTCGTGCGGCACGGTTGCGGGGACCACGCCGGTGGCCTTGGCACAATGGGTCGGGTCCGTCAGGTCAGAGGAGTCCGGTGTCGCCACTGCGTGTAGGGCGGGCCGTCGCGGTGATCATCGCAACGGCGCTGCTCATGGCTTCCTCGTGCTCGTGGCAGACCGGCATCCCGATCCCCGAGGGCGTTCCGCCGCCCAGCGGTGACCCGGTGCCCCAGATCGACACCCAGGCCAAGGGCCGCGCAGCCGATCAGCTGCACGAATGGGCCGCGGAACGGGCGCCCGCCCTCGGCATCCCGGTGACCTCGCTCGAGGCGTACGCCTACGCCGCGCGGGTGGCGGAGGTCGTGAACCCGAAGTGTCACCTGGCGTGGACGACGCTGGCGGGCATCGGGATGGTCGAGAGCCATCACGGCACCTACCGCGGCTCGTCGGTGACGCCCGGCGGCGAAGTCACGCCACCGATCCGCGGGGTGCGTCTCGACGGTTCGCTGGGCAACATGGCGATCCCCGACACCGACCGCGGCAAGCTCGACGGCGACGAGGAGCTGGACCGGGCGATGGGGCCCATGCAGTTCATCCCCGAGACGTGGAAGCTCTACGGCGTCGACGCCAACAACGACGGGCAGATCAGCCCTGACAACATCGACGACGCCGCGCTGTCGGCGGCCGGATACCTGTGCTGGCGGGGCAAGGACCTGGCCAAGCCGCAGGGCTGGATGGACGCGCTGCGGGCCTACAACCTCTCCGATCAGTACGCCCGCACCGTGCGCGACTGGGCGACGGCGTACGCCGAGGGCCACCACCTCTAGGGCACACGCGGTCCTGGGAGGGGCAGCCGCCACGCCCACCCTCTAGGCTGATGTGCGCAATCACCCCGGACGGAAGGCGGCGCGACAGTGTCAATGATCGAGCAGGTCGGAGCCCGCGAAATCCTCGACTCCCGCGGCAACCCCACGGTCGAGGTCGAGATCGCGCTCAGTGACGGAACGTTCGCCCGCGCCGCGGTGCCATCGGGTGCCTCCACCGGCGAACACGAGGCCGTCGAACTCCGCGACGGCGGTGACCGCTACGGCGGCAAGGGCGTCGAGAAGGCGGTCAACGCCGTCCTCGACGAGATCGCCCCCGCCATCATCGGCCAGAGCGCCGACGACCAACGGCTGATCGACCAGGCGCTGCTGGACCTCGACGGCACGCCGGACAAGTCGCGCCTAGGCGCCAACGCCATCCTCGGCGTCTCGCTGGCCGTCGCCAAGGCCGCCGCGGAGACCGCCGGGCTGCCGCTGTTCCGCTACCTCGGCGGGCCCAACGCGCACATCCTGCCGGTGCCGATGATGAACATCCTCAACGGCGGCGCGCATGCCGACACCGGCGTCGACGTCCAGGAGTTCATGGTCGCCCCGATGGGTGCGCCCACGTTCAAGGAGTCGCTGCGCTGGGGCGCCGAGGTGTACCACTCGCTGAAGTCCGTACTGAAGAAGCAGGGCCTGGCGACCGGCCTCGGCGACGAGGGTGGCTTCGCGCCCGACGTCGCGGGCACGAAGGCTGCGCTGGACCTGATCGCCGTGGCGATCGAGGGGACCGGCCTGAAGCTGGGCACCGACGTCGCGCTGGCCCTGGACGTCGCGGCCACCGAGTTCTACACCGACGGAACGGGTTACGCCTTCGAGAAGGAAACCCGCACCGACGCCCAGATGATCGAGTTCTACGCCGAGCTGATCGACGCCTACCCGCTGGTCTCGATCGAGGACCCGCTGTCGGAGGACGACTGGGACGGCTGGGTGGCGCTGACCAGTGCGATCGGCGACCGCGTGCAGATCGTCGGCGACGACCTGTTCGTGACTAACCCCGAGCGCCTCGAAGAGGGCATCGAGAAGGGCGCCGCGAACGCCCTGCTGGTGAAGGTCAACCAGATCGGCACGCTCACCGAGACCCTCGACGCCGTCACGCTGGCGCACAGCAGCGGCTACAAGACGATGATGAGCCACCGTTCCGGCGAGACCGAGGACACCACGATCGCCGACCTCGCGGTCGCGGTCGGCAGCGGTCAGATCAAGACCGGTGCGCCCGCGCGCAGCGAGCGCGTCGCCAAGTACAACCAGCTGCTGCGCATCGAGGAGATCCTCGGCGACTCGGCCCGCTACGCCGGTGACCTGGCCTTCCCGCGCTTCGGGCTGGAGAGCAAGTAGCTTTTCACCATGCCCGACGCAAAGCGGCCCGACCCGAGGCGGCGCTCTCCGGCGTCGCGCCCGGGCAAGGGCGGCAAGTCCGGTGAGACGGCCAAGGGCAGACCCCGCGGCGCGTCGCCGGTGCGGCGGGAGCCGAGGCCCGCGCTGCCCCGTGCCGTCACCCCGGACGTCGAGGACGAGTCGGTCGACGACGACGAGACCGTCGTCGTTCCGGTTCGCCAGTCGATCGCCGAGGCGGCCGAGCAGCAGTCCGAGCAGCGGTTGGGTTCGGCTGCGCGCCGTGCCGCGATCCTGGCCGCGGTGGTGTGCGTGCTGACGCTGACGATTGCGGGGCCGGTCCGGACGTACTTCTCCCAACGGGCCGAGATGAAGCAGCTCGAGGACGCCGAGGCCCAGTTGCGTTCGCAGATCGCCGATCTCGAGCAGCAGAAGGTCAAGCTTGCCGACCCGGTGTTCATCGCGGCGCAGGCCCGCGAACGCCTCGGCTTCGTGATGCCGGGCGACATCCCCTACCAGGTACAGCTGCCCACGCCCGTCGGTCCCGAAGTGCTGCCGGGGGAGGCCACGGAGACGGTGCCCAGTGGGCAGCCCTGGTACACGTCGCTGTGGCACACCATCGCCGACGCGCCGCACGGTCCGCCGCCGGCGCCCGGCGCCCCCGGTGTCCCTGGCGTGCCCGGTGGTCCCGGTGTGCCGCCGCCCCCGCCCGACGCCCCGCCTGGCCCGGTACCCGGTGGTTGAGCCGGCCGACCTCGAGGCGGTGGCCCGGCAGCTGGGGCGCGAGCCGCGCGGCGTGCTCGCGATCGCGTACCGCTGCCCGAACGGCGAACCGGGCGTGGTCAAGACCGCGCCGCGACTGCCCGACGGCACACCGTTTCCCACGCTGTACTACCTCACCCATCCGGCGCTGACCGCAGCGGCGAGCAGGCTCGAGTCGTCGGGTCTGATGCGGGAGATGACCGAACGGCTGGCGACCGACCAGGAGCTGGCGCAGGCCTACCGCCGGGCGCACGAGTCGTACCTCGCCGAACGCGATGCGATCGAGCCGCTTGGCACGACGTTCTCGGGCGGCGGCATGCCCGATCGGGTCAAGTGCCTGCACGTGGTGATGGCGCACTCCTTGGCAAAGGGGCGGGGCGTCAACCCCTTTGGCGACGAGGCGCTGGCGATACTCAGCGCCGAGCCGGCGATGGCGGGGATACTCGAACGAGGGAGCTGGACATGAGGGTGGCTGCTGTGGATTGCGGCACCAACTCGATCCGTCTGTTGATCGCCGACGTCGACGGGAATGGTCTGCGCGACGTGCACCGCGAGATGCGGATCGTCCGGCTCGGCGAGGGCGTCGACGCCACTGGCGAATTCGCTGCGGCGGCACTGACTCGCACCCGCGCCGCGCTCGAGGACTACGCCGAGCTGATGCGGGAGTACCACGTGTCGAAGGTGCGGATGGTCGCGACGTCGGCGGCGCGCGATGCGGGCAACCGGGCCGACTTCTTCGCCATGACGGCCGAGGTGCTCGGCGCGGTGGTGCCGGGTGCGGTGGCCGAGGTCATCAGCGGAACCGAGGAGGCGGCGTTGTCGTTCCGCGGCGCCGTGGGCGAACTGGACGACTCCGCAGGGCCGTTCGTGGTCGTCGACCTCGGTGGCGGTTCGACCGAGGTGGTCACCGGCGGGCGGGCCGGGGTGACCGCGAGCTTCTCGGCCGACATCGGCTGCGTGCGGCTGCGGGAGCGGTGTCTGCACAGCGACCCCCCGACCGCCGAGGAGATCGCCGATGCCCGGGCGGTCGCGCGCGAGGGACTGCTGCAGGCACTGCGGGTGGTTCCGGTGGAGGGTGCGCGCACCTGGGTGGGCGTGGCCGGGACGATGACGACGCTGGCGGCGCTGGCCGCGGGCATGACGACCTACGACTCTGACGCAATCCACCTGTCCCGCGTGGGTTTCGACGACCTGCTGCGCGTCTGCGGCGACCTGATCGCGATGACCTATCGGCAGCGTGCCGCGCTGGGCCCGATGCACGAGGGACGCGTCGACGTCATCGGTGGCGGCGCCATCATCGTCGAGGAACTGGCACGCGAACTGCGCAGTCGCGCGGGCATCACCGAACTCGTGGTGAGTGAGCACGACATCCTCGACGGCATCGCGTTGTCGATCGAATAGCGCTGCGGCGGTTCAGGATCGAAGGATCGGCCGCAGCGCATCGAGTACCGCGGGATCCTCGATCGTCGAGGGCACCGGCTCGTCGCGCCCGTCGGCGATGCCGCGCATGGTCTTGCGCAGGATCTTGCCCGAGCGGGTCTTCGGCAGCGCAGGCACGACGTCGACCCGCTTGAGGCTGGCCACGGCGCCGATGCGGGTGCGCACCGCCTCGACGAGCTCACCGGCCAGGTCGTCGCCGCCCTTGGCGCCGGCCTTGAGCACGACGAACCCGCGCGGTGCCTGTCCCTTGATCTCGTCGGCGACGCCGATGACCGCACACTCGGCGACCGCGGGGTGGGTCGCGAGCACGGCTTCGATGGAACCGGTCGAAAGACGATGTCCGGCAACGTTGATGACGTCGTCGGTGCGGCCCATGACGAACAGGTAGCCGTCCTCGTCGACGTAACCGCCGTCACCGGAGAGGTAGTACCCGGGGAACGCCTTGAGGTAGGAGGCGACGTAGCGGTCGTCGTCACCCCACAGGGTCGGGAGCGTGCCCGGCGGTAGCGGCAACCGGACGCAGATCGCACCTTCCTCGCCGCGGTCGGCCTCGGTGCCGTCGGGGCGCAGGACGCGGACGTCGTAGCCGGGCATCGGGACGGTGGCCGACCCTGGCTTGACCGGCATCTGCTCGATGCCAAGGGGGTTGGCGGCGATCGACCATCCGGTCTCGGTCTGCCACCAGTGGTCGATGACGGGGATGCCCAGCTTCTCGTCGGCCCACTGGTAGGTGCCTGGGTCGAGCCGCTCACCCGCCTGAAACAGGTAGCGCAGCTTCGAGAGGTCGTAGTCACCAACGTGTTTGGCGTTGGGATCGTCCTTCTTGATCGCGCGCATTGCCGTCGGGGCGGTGAACAGGACCTTGACGCCGTACTCGGCGGCGACCCGCCAGAACGCCCCCGCGTCCGGGGTGCCTACCGGCTTGCCCTCGTAGAGCACCGTCGTCGCTCCGAGAAGCAGTGGCCCGTAGACGATGTAGGAGTGGCCGACCACCCAGCCGACGTCGGAGGCGGCCCAGTACACGTCGCCCGGCTGGGTGTCGTAGACGTGGCGCATGGTCCACAGCAGCGCGACGGCGTGCCCGCCGTTGTCGCGGACGATGCCCTTGGGCTTGCCAGTGGTACCGGAGGTGTACAGCACGTAGAGCGGGTCGATGGCGGCGACGGGCACGGGATCGACCGGTTGCGCGTCCGCCATCGCGACGGCCCAGTCGACGTCCCGTCCCGGCGTCAGGGCGCATTCGTTGCCGTCGCGCTGCACGATGACGCACGTCGGGGTGTCGTGTTCGGCCGCGTCGAGGGCGGCGTCGAGCATCGGCTTGTACTCGACGGTGCGGGTGGGCTCGATGCCGCACGACGCCGAGACGACGACGGCGGGTCGGGCGTCGTCGATGCGGGCGGCCAGCTCGTGCGCGGCGAACCCGCCGAAGACGACGGAGTGGACGGCGCCGAGGCGGGCGCAGGCCAGCATCGCGATGACGGCCTCGGGGATCATCGGCATGTAGATGACGACGCGGTCGCCCTTGCCCACGCCGTTTTCGCGCAGGACGCCTGCGAATCGCGCAGTGTGGTCGAGGAGTTCGCGATAGGTGTAGGTGCGCTTGGTGCCGGTGACGGGGGAGTCGTAGATCAGGGCAGCCTGCTCGCCTCTACCTTGGTCGACGTGCCGGTCGAGCGCGTTCGCGCACGTGTTGAGTTCGGCGTCGGGGAACCAGCGGTACAGCGGCGGGTTGGAGTCGTCGAGGATGCGCGTCGGGGGGCGGGTCCAGGTCACCGCGCGTGCAGCCTCGGCCCAGAACGCCTCCGGGTCGTCGATGCTGGCTTGGAAGACTTCCTGATATCCGCGTGCGCCTGCCATACCGGCACGGTAGCGCGCCGGGCGGTGGCGACGGGGCCTGTCGGTGGGTTCGAGACTTCCCTATAGTTCCAAGGCATGGCTACTGACACGACGTTGAACAACCCGGGGTCAGCAGACACCGAGCCGCCTCCCATCGCGGGGGTGCGCCGGTCGTTCGTTGAAGCGCGGGGTGTGCGCTTCCACGTCACCGAGGCGGGCCCTGCCGACGGCCGGCCCGTCATCGCCCTGCACGGGTGGCCACAGCACCATTGGGCGTACCGGGACCTGCTGGCGGACCCGCCGCCGGGGTTGCGGATCATCGCGCCCGACCTGCCGGGGTACGGGTGGTCGGGGCCTGCGCCGCACCAGTGGGCGAAGGAGGACGTCGCCAGCGACGTGCTGGCCC from Mycolicibacterium arabiense includes the following:
- the mfd gene encoding transcription-repair coupling factor; protein product: MNAPGYDHVQTPIAGLVSLALTDPGLRDVTQRAAAGATEGALVGPAAARLFVAAALAEAGPLLAVTATGREADELANELRAVLGDAVAMFPSWETLPHERLSPGVETVGARMKVLRRLAHPDDTRLGRPLRVVVTTARSLLQPMPPDLAQVEPVTLTVGSDADFDGVIERLVELAYTRVDMVAKRGEFAVRGGILDVFAPTAEHPVRIEFWGDEVSEMRMFSVADQRSIPEIEVESLIAMPCRELLLTDDVRKRAAALAAEQPHDDNRVSGTVGEMMAKLSEGIPVEGMESLLPVLRPADLSLLTDHLPANSPVLVCDPEKVRTRAADLVKTGREFLEASWSIAAMGADAPIDLEQLGGSGFRSLEEVRANAAAGGHPWWTLSQLGDPSAITLDIRPAPSARSQQNTPDFQDEVFAMLRAHVATDGLAAIVAPGAGTAHRVVEQLGEADVAAAMLEPGEAPKPGVVGVLKGPLCQGVVLPGAKLVVITEADLTGNRVTATEGKKLAAKRRNVVDPLALTAGDLVVHDQHGIGRFVEMTERTVGGARREYLVLEYASAKRGGGSDKLFVPMDALDQLSRYVGGEAPSLSKLGGSDWANTKTKARKAVREIAGELVSLYAKRQSAPGHAFGPDTPWQNEMEDAFGFTETVDQLTAITEVKSDMEKPVPMDRVICGDVGYGKTEIAVRAAFKAVQDGKQVAVLVPTTLLADQHLQTFSQRMTGFPVTVKGLSRFTDPSDSRKTLEGMRDGSVDIVIGTHRLLQTGVTWKDLGLVIVDEEQRFGVEHKEHIKSMRTHVDVLTMSATPIPRTLEMSLAGIREMSTILTPPEERSPVLTYVGPHDDKQVAAALRRELLRDGQAFYIHNRVRSIDSAAAKIRDLVPEARVVVAHGQMPEEQLERTVEGFWNRDYDILVCTTIVETGLDISNANTLIVERADTFGLSQLHQLRGRVGRSRERGYAYFLYPAEVPLTETAYDRLATIAQNNELGAGMAVAMKDLEIRGAGNVLGAEQSGHVAGVGFDLYVRLVGEAVEAFRAAVDGETVATQEEPKDVRIDLPIDANLPPDYIGSDRLRLEGYRRLAAANDEEAIAAVVEELVDRYGPLPEPARRLVAVARLRLLCRQYGVTEVGGVSESTVRISPLPLQDSQQLRLKRMYPSATYRATTSTITMPIPRAGTGIGAPRIRDLELAGAVAELLLALDGRPKTDVDITNFDSWRKEQVSQ
- a CDS encoding nucleoside triphosphate pyrophosphohydrolase, with translation MTVVLVDPRRPSLVPVEAVGLLAGDVQYTEEMPIKVPWSLPAARPCSFGAPDADAAPVLLSSDPDHPEVRSRLAAGEQLISVPPPQPGERLVDAVATMDRLRTAGPWESEQTHDSLRRYLLEETYELFDAVRGGNAQDVRDELGDVLLQVLFHARIAQDAPEGAFSIDDVADALVRKLANRVPAVLAGESVSLEEQLAQWEERKAAEKVRNSSMDDVPTAQPALALAQKVYERVSAAGLPVDLIPEGMVSIGTAHGGDTENAMRTATLDFMDTVRKVEQAVAAARRGSDAPQAIDVTSPGAITEEEWRAHWPTTHEVDPEAAPE
- a CDS encoding Dyp-type peroxidase; the protein is MALTDSGHGEGNRGRPDPRFVAFEGPHQTGITALPIPEQGLVASFNLQSRNRAGLEATLRELTEEIRGLMAGQPPESRDPAYPPVDSGILGEKPPPDNLSIVVGLGASVFDDRFGLADRKPKDLVTMPFLANDRLDPKLSHGDVSIIFEAGHNDTVQFALRQLMRRTRRDMVLRWMVDGYARGIGAGATSGATTPRNLLGFKDGTANLDVDDDALMDRHVWVGPDDGEPEWAVGGSYQAVRIIRMFVEFWDRTQLVEQEALIGRSKVSGAPLGLTGEFTDPDYPSDPDGKRIKMDAHIRLANPRTAGTDENLILRRGFNYSRGFDGAGRLDQGLAFIAYQRSLEKGFLAVQERLKGEPLEEYIMPVGGGFFFMLPGVTGDDRFLGDTLLA
- a CDS encoding EfeM/EfeO family lipoprotein produces the protein MRRHVAWPVSVAAVALVLSGCSGSTSEGSDSSASETSSSSPASSSSAVAAPNPLADQAAVEYKAYADGQVDELVGAVKVLTDAVRANNLKAAQDAYAPSRVPWERIEPLAGLVEEIDGLVDSRVDDFSGVDDPKFTGWHRLEYLLFEKNTTEGGAPYADQLDKDIATLKEQFATVEVKPIDVSNGAAELIEEVSEGKITGEEDRYSKTDLWDFDANMQGAQAAVDKLTPALNEADPALLGKIDAGITSVFDTMAPLRQGEGWVLFCTENDPYPSPRCPAVTVTPDVIDKLKAELAGLSENLSQVSGVLKLS